From the Kribbella sp. CA-293567 genome, the window GCAAGCTCGTCGTACTCCGGAACACCCGCTGGTCCTCCGGGCCGATGACGAGCCGGGAGGTCGCCCAGTTCACCGCCGCCGGCGGGCTCTCGCTGCCGATCACGGTCGAAGACCTGAAAACCTTCGCCGCCCTCGACGCCCTACGCCGCCGACCCGACCCAGGCTTCCTGCAATGGCTGGTCACCCGCCGCCCCGCCGGAAACTCAGAACTGTTCCGCCGAGTCTTCGGCGAAGCCACCCAACCCCCACGCCTCCCCGCCGGAGCCCCACCGTCTGCTGATACCTCCGACTCACCACTGAGCCCCACTGGTTCTTCAGCGTCACCACTGAGCCCCGCTGGTGCTCCTGCGTCACCACTGAGCCCACCTGATCTCGAGTCGGCACCCTCGGGTGCAACTCCCCCGCCCAACGCTGATGCGCCTACCGCAACCACTACCGCCGGCGCTGCCACCCCACCTGCAGGTACTTCTGCCCCCGGCTCGCCTGACGCCGCTGCGCCCAACTGGCCCAAAGCCGCCGGCCCCAACCCAGCCACCACTACCGGCGCTACCACCCCACCTGCAGGCGCCGCTGCCCACGCCTCGCCTGACGCTGCTGTTTCTGGCTCACCGCTCGCCGCTGGTGCCTCCGGCCCGTCGCACCCGTCTTCCTCGGCTGGTGACACAACCCGCCGGTCAGCCAACTCCAGTGGTAGCCAACCAGTACCAACGGGACGAACAACCGGCGTACCAGCTCCTGCCGACCCCATCGTGCCGATCGGCATTGGCATCAACTCCCAGCGAGTCTTCGGCGTCCCACTAGTGCAACTGCGGAAGCACACAGTCGCCTTCGCCGGTTCCGGCTCAGGAAAGACCGTCCTGCTCCGACGCCTGATCGAGGAATGCGCCCTGCACGGCGTCTCCTCGATCGTGCTCGACCCAAACAACGACCTCGCCAGGCTCGGCGACGCCTGGCCGACCCCACCCACCGGCTGGCTCCCAGGCGACGAAGCCCGCTCCGACGCGTATCTACGCAGTACCGAGGTAGTCGTCTGGACCCCGCGCCGCGCGAAGGGCCGCCCACTCTCCTTCCGCCCACTGCCCGACTTCGCCGATGTCCTCGACGACGCCGACGAATTCGGCGACGCGGTGGAGGCAGCCGTCGCGGGCCTCCTGCCCCGGGCACAGCTCACCGGCCGCAAGATGAAGACCGGCCAAGCGGTCCTACGGGAGGCTCTCGAGTACTTCGCCCTGGACGGCGGCACCGAACTGACCGCGTTCATCGACCTGCTGACCGACCTCCCCGACGGCGTCAGCCGCTTGCGGAGCGCACACCGGGTCGCCGCCGACATCGCCGAAGCACTCAACGCCGAGACAGTGAACGATCCTCTGTTCGGCGGAACCGGCGAGGCGCTGGACCCCGGGGTCCTCCTCACTCCGGCGAACGGCTACCGAGCCAGAGTCTCGGTGATCAGCTTCGTCGGTCTGCCGGCCGAGGAGCAGCGGCAGAGCTTCGTCAACCAGTTGCAGATGGCGTTGTTCGCCTGGATCAAACGCAATCCCGCGGGCGACCGGCCACTGGGCGGGCTGCTGGTGATGGACGAAGCCCAGACCTACGCGCCGTCGGGCGCGGCGACCGCCTGCACAGCCAGCACTCTGGCGCTCGCCGCGCAGGCCCGGAAGTACGGGCTCGGCCTGGTCTTCGCCACTCAGGCACCGAAGGGCCTGCACAACCGGATCCCCGGCAACGCCACCACGCAGTTCTTCGGTCTGCTGAACGCAGGCGCCCAGATCAGCGCGGCCACCGACCTGGCCAAAGCGAAGGGCGGGCGAGTGGACGACATCGCCCGGCTCCGATCCGGACACTTCTACGCGACCAGCGAAGGACTGGGCTTCGAGAAGCTGCAGGTACCGATGTGTCTGAGCCACCATCCGCAGAGCGCGCTCACCGCCGACGAGGTGGTCAGCCGCGCCCAGCAGAGCCGGCGGTGATCGTCAGCCGGCGGTACCGCGCGACGGCGGAACGGCGGAACGGCGCCAGGTGAGCCGCGCGGCACGGGCCGCACGGCACGGGGGGCGCAGCACGGCGGCACGGCGGCACGGCGCCAGGTGAGCCGCACGGCACGGCACACGCTGCGCGGCACTGGCAGGCACGGGCGGCGCAGCACGGGCGGCGCGGAGCAGGCTTTCGCGCTGGGCGTCAGACGGGCTGGACGGCGGTGAGCGAACGGCGGTGGTAGGTGGGCGCCTCGTCGGCGTACAAGTCGCCGCGGTACACGCCGTGCAGGATCTCGGCTTCGTAGCCGTTGAGCTCGGGCATCCGCAGCGCCCGGGCAACCTCCAGTTCGGCGCGGGCGTCGTACGGAACGCGGACGAACTGGATCGAGAAGGAGGCGTCGTCGAGCGAGTCCGGGACGCCTTCGAGAATCACGTAGACGGGGGTCGGGTCGGACATGCTGTTGCCGACACTGCCGGTGTTGAAGAGAGTGCGTCCCAGATCGACCTCGTAGAAGGCATCGTGGGTGTCGCCGTACCCGACCACGGTCGGTACCGGACCATCACCGGTCGCCTCGGTGTTCTCGAACAACCCGAGAAACTCCTGCTCGTCATGATCGAACCGAACCCGCCGATGAACGCTGCTCGCCGAAGCATGAAAAAGCCTGACCCGCCGCCCACTGAGCAAGAAGTCGTAGCTGAACGGCAACGCCCGCAACCAGGCCCACTGGTCCTCGCGAAGCTCGTTCTTCCACCACTGCAACCCCTCGCTGTCGAACGTGCGCTCCGGATCCGGCAGGAAGTCGTCCCAGTTCCCGAGGATGTTCACCTCACAACGCTCCCGGCACAGATCCACCACCGCACTCCCCCGAGGCCCCTTCCCGACGTAGTCACCAAGATTGAAGATCCGCTCGATCCCCCGCTGCCCGATATCCGCCAGCACCGCCTCCAACGCGGAGAGATTCCCGTGCACGTCAGAGATGAGAGCAATCCGCTGCAGAGCCATAACCCCATCCTCCGTCCCACCAAGGGTCGCCGACCCGGCGGGCGGAGTACCGGTGGGTGAAGCGGCTGCCAGGTCACCTGACAAGTGTTCGACGTCGTACGCGGTGACTTCGGCCGGGCGAGACGAATTGCCGTACCCCCGCTGGTTCGGGAATCCCGAGGAGCTGCGTGCCGTCGCGGTCGGCGTACGAGGTGGGTGGAGGGGTGCAGGGGAGGCGAGGCGGTTGGAGGCGGTGAGGCGAAGAGCATGCGGGCGGGTTGGGGGCGTGCGGGCCGTTCGCGGAGGTACGAGGGGAACGAGGCGGCGTGCGGGCGTTTTCGGGGTACGGGTGAGGCGAGGCGGCACGCGCGTGAGTCGGCGAGGCATCCGTCGGCAGGCAGGATCGCGGCGACCCGGGCAGCGGTCGGCTCGGTGCGCTGCGGCGACCCGGCGGCAGCGGTAAGCACGGTCTTTTGGCCGTCGGAGACGCTGACTCCGACCAGCCCCACGGTAGTCCGGGCCTGTCGGGGTGCCGGTGAGGCGGAGCGGGGTGCCGGTGGTCGGTGATGCCTGTGCGGGTGACTGGTGAGGTGAGACGGAGTGCAGGGGGCGGGGCGGCTTACCAGTTGCCGGTGGGGCCGGTGTGGGAGTCGTGGAAGGAGGTTGGGGATGGAGGCGGGGGCGGGGGCTTAGGGGTGGGGTTGGAGCTGCCTCGGGGAGTCGGCGGGCTTGGGGACCAGCCACCTCCGCCTCCACCGCCCCCGCCATTTCCACCGCCTCCTCCACCTCCACCGCCGTCTCCGCCACCCCCACCCCCGCCGCCACCGCTGCGGCCGCCGCCTTTGGCGGACCTGCTTGAGCGGGAGGAACCTGAGCGGGAACTGCCGGACGGGGAGGAACCGCCGCCGCCGGATTCGCCGGCTGAGTGGGAGGTGGCTCCGGACAGGGCTCCAGCGGCCTTCTTGGATGCGTTCAGGGCGGATCCGGCGGCACCTGCGGCCACGCCGATCGCGCCTGTGGCGCTGCCTCCACCACCGCCTCCACCGCCACCGCCACCGCTGTCAGAACCGCCACCTCCACCGCCTCCACCACCGCGGCTGGTGGAGCGGCGGCCGATGTTGATGGCGCCGGACGCCAGCCCGCCCGGGTCGGCGAGGGCCGCGCCGGAGGCTGAGCCGCCGCCGGCGACGGCTGCGGTGAGGGGTACGGCGAAACGCAGGAGGGCGGGGAGCGCGATGACCGCCATCGCCAGCATCATCAGGCCGGTGAGGACCTGGACCAGACCGTCGCCGGTCCGGTTCATCATGCCGTCGTGGCTCATCCTGATCGCGGCGGCGTAGATCAGCGCCGCGGCAGGTTTGTAGGCGATGAAGGCGAGCGCCCAGCCGCAGAACTTCTTGAACCACGCCTTGCCGACCTCGGTGTTCGTCGCCGCGGCCGCGAGCGGGAAGAGGCCGGCCAGCAGTACCAGCATCGCGGACCGGATCAGTAGCAGGACGATCTGGATCAGCGACGACACCAGCGCCATCGCGCCGGCGAACATCGCGATCAGGATCGGCAGTTTCTGGCCGATCTGCCCACCGTTGGTCACCAGGCCGCTGAGGGCGCTGTCGAAGGACTGGCCGGCCGGCAGCGCGGTGGTGACCACGTGTTTGGAGAACTCGTCCGACCACATCGTCAGCAGTTGCAGGGCGGCCGATCCGGCACCTGCCACCGCAGCGAACAACATCATTGCCTTGAGCAACCGTCGGAGCGGCTCGGCGCGCTGCTCCCAGGCGATCCGCAGCCCGGCCAGCATGATCGCGAGGGTGAAGATCAGTCCGGTCAGCCAGAAAGTGTTGTCCTGCAGGAAAGCGACCGGCCCGCTGTCGGCCCAGCGCTGACCGCTGCCGGTGGCCAGGGTCGGGCTCGGGATGTTGATCCAGAAGGTCGACAGCGAGTGCAGGGTCTCCAGGACGGCCTTGTTCAGGTCTTCCAGCAAGGAGTTGAACTGGTTGCTGATCACCGACTGGAAGCCTTCTTTGACGTGGCAACCGAGATCCATCTTGCTGCACATCAGACACCGCTCCAGGCGACGAAACCGTCGAGGTCACGGTGCTGCGAGTACGGCGCGCCGACCGGGTCGTCGCCCACTGGTGGCACCAGGCGCCAGTCACCGGCGTACCAGGTGAGGGTGATGGTGGCGCTCATGTACTCCGACTCGACCGGCAGGGCGAGCATGATCGTGGCCCGGTCGCGGTCGGCGTCCAGCACTCGGTACCCCGCGAGCTGGGTCGGGGCGGAGGCGCTGTCGGCGGATTCGCGCTTCAGTTGCTCAAGGAGGGCGTCGGTGTCGCGACCGGGCCGCATGAGTTTGCGGGCGGTCGGGACGGATTTGGTTTGATCGGCGAGGGCGGCCAGCACGTTGTACGCCGCGTAGACCGCGCCGGTCGGTGAGTGGGCGAAACAGCGGCGGAAGCCGTCGGGGTCGGTCTTCGCGGGGCCGTAGGTCGCTGAGCGGGGGACGACGACTCGACGGCTGACCTCCCAGCCGTCGCTGGTGGGTGGGTGTTGGGCGGGGATGGTTTGGTCGCCGTCGGGTGGTCCGCAGCGGGTCGCCGTACCGGCCGCTGTGTTTGCGTTGGGCTGGGTGGCGGTGGTCGGGGTTGCGGGTGAGGTCTCGGGCTGCTGAGGGTTTTGTGCGGCGGCGGAGTTGTTGGGGTCGGCAGTTGTGGGTGTGGTGGGTTGGGCGGAGGTCTCGCCCGGCTCTCCGGACACTGCGGGCTGGTCGGAAGTGAGGGCTGTGGTGAGAACGATGCCACCGCAGGCGAGAATCGCTACGATGACGATGGTGGCGGCGATGAACCCGCGTCCGAACGGCGACTGGTCTTCGGTCTCACTCATCGGTTCCCCACTTTCCCCGGGCGGCGTGCTGACCAGGGAAAGCCTGGCAAAGATCGGCCGGACGCCGCGAAAGTTATCCACAGGTAGCGCCGAAACGGGCCTGAGTCACGCTCGATCGGCCATCGATCGGGTCTCGACCTGTAGCCGAAAGGTCACCCCGTGTAGCGAAGTAACCGGGTCAGCTAATAGAGTCCGCGCATGACCATCGCGCCTTCGCTTTGCTCGCCCCTAGCGCTCGCCGATGCAGAACCCACTCACGCCGCGGAACCCTGGGAAAGCGACGTGATCACCGCGTACGGCCTGTTGCGAGAAGCAGCAGCCGAACTCGATCACCTGATGCGCCATTCCCTGAAGCGCAGTGGTCTGCAAATGGCAATGTTCGAACTGTTGCTGCGGCTTGCCCGCAGTCACGGGGAGAAGCAGCGTCTCACCTCACTCGCCCGGGAGCTGACCGTCACCACCGGTGGCATCACCCGGCTGGTCGACCGCGCCGAGAACCTCGGTCTGGTGCGCCGGGAGCCCTGTCCCGATGACGCCCGCGGCTCGTACGCCGTTCTCACGGAGGAGGGAAAGCGGCGGCTGCGCGAAGCGCTGCCGGACCACCTCCTGGAGATCGACAGCCTGTGGATGTCCCAGCTGGCGGACGAGCGTGAACTCGTCCTCGGCAAGCTCCGTCGCGTTCGCGACAACGCCCGTCGCTGGCCCAACGGCCGGCCCAACCTCGGTCCGCTCCCCGCGGCAGACCGAATCTGACCAGTCACCGCATTACCCGCTACTAACGGATGCGGCGCCCGGCTGGTGCCGAGCGCCGCACCGAGCGATTGTTGAGACGTGAACCAACCTCTGGTCCGGTCTCCCCACGAGCTCAGCACCCCCGACGGCAGCGCCCCCGCGCGACCCGGCCGGAGCGGACTCATCCTCAGATCGGCCCTCGGCGGAGTACTTGCCGCCCTCGCGGGCCTGGCAGCCGGTTCGGTGGCCGCCGCCCTGCTCGGCACCCGCCAGACCCCGGTCGTGGCGATCGGTTCGGCCTTCATCGACCAGGTCCCGCCGTGGCTGAAGGACCTCGCGATCTCCCTCTTCGGGACCCACGACAAGACCGCGCTCAAAACCGGCATCCTGATCGTCTTGCTGGCTCTCGCCGCTGTCGGCGGCATTCTCGCCGTACGCCGGTACTGGGCGGGCGCTGCGGTCGTCATCGTCCTCGCCGGTCTGGCCGTCCTCGCCGCCTCGACGCGTCCCGATGCCGGCCAGACCGGCTTCGCCCCGTCGTTCGTCGCCGGAATCGTCGCGCTCCTCATTCTGCGCTTGTTCGCCACCCGGCTGGCGGGCCTGG encodes:
- a CDS encoding ATP-binding protein, which produces MRNEERAALAAVQFNWAVTPDAIWSPAEHHVEGLHANVIQTVMASVGAARRSTGGSPIGIALEGEKGVGKTHLLGWVRQRVQASGGYFFLIKLVNGASFWASAVRGVIDGFHAGQGDQLTLLLHRLGEQAGLSESLQSRLRGEAPATRADLDAFVAGLKEIDLRVGTECQNTARALVLYRSPDQAAQEVGYSYFELDGDVQDAERELWGFRRGSRLPQQILGDLSRLLALTGPGVIAVDQIDSVMAQVSSGRSDNAANQQARVRLVNELADGLMELREQTQRTLSVVACIPTTWELIRTMAISPAADRFRTVTMQSQLPDPDIAVDLVARRLAGLYSAAGYVPAYPTWPVLRSAFDDDGARDFTPRRLLQRVDSHIRHCLETDRLAELADFGEEPEAIRPGKHSAPTGLGRLDARFAELREAADVDAALDPKSEDAYMPVLLAAALSAYIAELGGTGQEFELDPPPGAKPALHARLRRTLDEQTDDEMHWGFRAIASDHGRAALTRLRAARTEAGLEVGVTKRKLVVLRNTRWSSGPMTSREVAQFTAAGGLSLPITVEDLKTFAALDALRRRPDPGFLQWLVTRRPAGNSELFRRVFGEATQPPRLPAGAPPSADTSDSPLSPTGSSASPLSPAGAPASPLSPPDLESAPSGATPPPNADAPTATTTAGAATPPAGTSAPGSPDAAAPNWPKAAGPNPATTTGATTPPAGAAAHASPDAAVSGSPLAAGASGPSHPSSSAGDTTRRSANSSGSQPVPTGRTTGVPAPADPIVPIGIGINSQRVFGVPLVQLRKHTVAFAGSGSGKTVLLRRLIEECALHGVSSIVLDPNNDLARLGDAWPTPPTGWLPGDEARSDAYLRSTEVVVWTPRRAKGRPLSFRPLPDFADVLDDADEFGDAVEAAVAGLLPRAQLTGRKMKTGQAVLREALEYFALDGGTELTAFIDLLTDLPDGVSRLRSAHRVAADIAEALNAETVNDPLFGGTGEALDPGVLLTPANGYRARVSVISFVGLPAEEQRQSFVNQLQMALFAWIKRNPAGDRPLGGLLVMDEAQTYAPSGAATACTASTLALAAQARKYGLGLVFATQAPKGLHNRIPGNATTQFFGLLNAGAQISAATDLAKAKGGRVDDIARLRSGHFYATSEGLGFEKLQVPMCLSHHPQSALTADEVVSRAQQSRR
- a CDS encoding metallophosphoesterase family protein; translated protein: MALQRIALISDVHGNLSALEAVLADIGQRGIERIFNLGDYVGKGPRGSAVVDLCRERCEVNILGNWDDFLPDPERTFDSEGLQWWKNELREDQWAWLRALPFSYDFLLSGRRVRLFHASASSVHRRVRFDHDEQEFLGLFENTEATGDGPVPTVVGYGDTHDAFYEVDLGRTLFNTGSVGNSMSDPTPVYVILEGVPDSLDDASFSIQFVRVPYDARAELEVARALRMPELNGYEAEILHGVYRGDLYADEAPTYHRRSLTAVQPV
- a CDS encoding MarR family winged helix-turn-helix transcriptional regulator; translated protein: MTIAPSLCSPLALADAEPTHAAEPWESDVITAYGLLREAAAELDHLMRHSLKRSGLQMAMFELLLRLARSHGEKQRLTSLARELTVTTGGITRLVDRAENLGLVRREPCPDDARGSYAVLTEEGKRRLREALPDHLLEIDSLWMSQLADERELVLGKLRRVRDNARRWPNGRPNLGPLPAADRI